A region of the Deltaproteobacteria bacterium genome:
CCTATGTCGCTCTTAGCTCCATCGCTGCTCGCTCACAAGACCTTCTTTGCTTGCTCCCGCGGAACAAATCGGGTGTCGCTCTTTCCTCCTTCCTGCCTCTCGTGTTTCCTCTTCGTTCATCAGGCCACCCTAGCCCTCTCCCTGGGAGGGAGAGGGAATTTCCGAAAAGATACTCCATGAAGAGAGTTAAGAAAGCGAAAAGTGAAAAACCCGCGCGGCATTATCACACGTCAACTTCCGTAAGTCTGCCTCTGGTACGCCAGTAAACATGTTCGAGAGGAATTCGCGTGACTTCGGCCACGTTGACTCTGAGTGCGGAAAGTCGTTGCCCCACATCAGGTTGTTGATGCCGATGCGGTGGCGTAACTCGACGACCACCTCATCTTCTTGAAAGACCGCAAATAAATTGCGTCGCCAGTAGTCGCTTGGTAGTAAGCCTTCTTTCGATTGATAGCCACGATAGACCGGACGTTCTTTGTACGTGTAGTCCATTTGCTTGAGCCAATGCGGAACCCATGAGGCTTCGTGTTCGACTGAACCGACCAGTAAACGTGGATAATGTTCAAACACGCCAGAAAAAATCATATCTGTGAGTGAGTAGCGCACCCAATAATCTTGCGTTGGTCGTAAGCCTGCGGCAGTGAAGGTCGTAAAACTTGTACTGATCTCACACCCTGGGACATTGGCGCGTTGTGTCGCTAAATGCAGCAGCAGCGGCATCTCTAAGTCTGCGGCGGTTGCCCATAACGGATTGTACACAGGATCTCGATAGGGTTGGCCTGGTGTTGGCGTCACTGGGATGAACATGCCAGCGAGTCCGAGTTTCGCCACTCGTTTCAACTCTGCACACGCCTCTGCAACATTATCGACATTAAGCATGCCGATCCCTTTTAAACGATCAGGATGTGGTTTGCAGAAATCGGCAATCCAATCGTTATAGGCCTGACATAGACCAGAAAGCAGTTCACTATCTTCGATGTGATACCAAAACAGCCCCTGGCTTGGTTGGATAATCGCACCCCATATTCCGTCGAATTCTAGCTCTTTCAACATCGCGCCCGGTTGATAGGCGCCTTCACGGACATCTTCCCAGATGCCAACGAAGTCGATCTTTTCCGGGTCATCAAAGCGCCGTCCAGCTTGGGTGACCGCACCAAGAGTCACAACTTGCGTATCGCCGAGGAACCAGGCGTCTGAGTCTTTGCCGTCAGCGGTCTTTTGTCGTTTGATATACGGTGCTCGGTCACGACATTTGCCAGACATGCGCGACGTGTACAGATCTGGTGGTTCAACGATGTGGGTATCGCCAGAGATAATTTTGTAGTTGATCATCAGTCCCCTCCTTATAACGAGTTGAGGTGTATCACACCCCTACACTTTGATCTGATCAAGGCGGGTACGCAACAGCTCGGCAAAGATTTGTACGTACGGCTCACGCAGCATCATATCGCTCGTGCACTCTGGTGGTCCAACTTCGCTATCGAAGGGAGCAGTTGTTAAGGTTTGCCACTCCAGGAAGCGGCTATTGTATAAGCTACGAGGATCCGGATTCGGTATGAAAAGGGAGATGCGCCCGGCGTATCTCTCGGGCTGGTAGCGATGCGCTGCTTTTACGGTTGCTTGTTCGACGTAAGGCCGATGGGGATAGTGCAACAGGTTCGAGGCGTGTTTCTCTTTCTCTCTCTGTCGCTGTTGTATTTTCTCGAGAACATAGCGGGGGTGCTCTCGCAACGGTGAATGCCAGAGCATCCTCATCCAGTTGCCCATGCGCTGCGCATACCGCCAGCTTCGCCTCCGAATCCGGTGGGAAACGGTCAGGGCAGTCGGTGATTGTGTCCCAAACAGAGCTAAGAGTGCGACTTCCTGACCTGCGCTCCTCAGTTGTTGGGCAATCTCAAAAGCGATGATCCCGCCTAAACAATATCCGCCAACGAGGTATGGCCCTTCGGGTCGGAACCGACGAATGTCGTTGACGAAATATGCCGCCAACTCTTTCACATCTGTGAGCGGTGGACGCTTACCGTCAGTGCCAGGAGGCTGAAGACCATAGAAAGGGTGCTCTGGACCAAGCTTCTGTGCTAGTGCGAGGTAACAGAACACATCTCCATTATGACCTGGGACACCAAAGAATGGTGGTCTGGTTCCGTCCGGTTGTAGTGGAATCAAAGATGATGCTGGCTCTGCACTTGGTTTCTCCATCCGCGATACTGCATCAATTGCCGTAGCTAAGTCAGCCACCGTTGGCGTTCCAAACAAACTGCGTAGAGGAAGCTCCACTGCGAAACTCGAGCGCACGCGGTTGATAAATTGCATGGCTCTGAGCGAGTGACCACCGAGAGCGAAGAAGTTATCGTACACCCCGACCTGTTGCACTCCCAACACCTCTGACCAGATACCTGCAACCGTTTCCTCTATTGGCGTCCGCGGTGCAACATAGGCGTGTCCTGCCTCTAACAAGCTTTGGGTTGGAGCGGGTAGCGCCTTGCGATCGATTTTCCCATTCGGAGTGAGAGGGAAGGCTTCAAGGAAGACGAAGGCACTTGGGACCATGTAGGGAGGCAACTTCGCTTTGAGATAGGCGCGCACGTCTTCAGTTATACGCGCCAGTGTATGAGGAATAAGGTACGCAATCAGGTGCTGATCTCCGCTTGCGTCCTCTCTCGTTGTGACAACGGCTTCTCGCACACTCGCATGTTGCGCCAATACCGCTTCTACCTCCCCTAGCTCAATACGGTATCCGCGAATTTTTACTTGATTATCGATACGCCCGAGAAACTCCATGCTGCCATCCGGTAAGTAACGTGCGAGATCACCAGTCCGATAGAGACGTGCCTCCGGTCGCCCACTGAACGGATCAGGGATGAATTTCTCCGCAGTGAGTCCTGGGCGATTGAGATAGCCTCTGCCAACTTGCACGCCGCCGATGTGCAACTCGCCTGGGATGCCCACCGGCACCGGTTGGAGATATTCATCAAGCAGGTAAATCTGTGTATTGGCGGTGGGCCGACCAATTGGCAGAGTCTCACGTGTATCATCCCGCTTGCAGGCCCAATACGCGACCGCGATCGCTGCTTCGGTCGGGCCGTACCAGTTATCCAAACGAGCTGGTAAGCGACGGAAGAAGCGCTGCTGCAATTCAAGGGTGAGCGCTTCTCCGCCACAGATGATCTGTCTCAGGGAGTGACATTTTTCAACGTCAGCTACTTCTAAAAACATTCCGAGCATGGACGGAACAAAGAACAGGACCGTTATCTGCTGTTCGATAATCAGCCGGACAAGATAGCGAGGGTCACGATATTCTTGTGGATGGGCAAGCACTGCTGTTGCACCAGCCATCAACGGCCAGAGGATTTCCCAGATTGAAGCATCGAAGCTGTAGGGAGTTTTCTGCAGAACACGATCGGTCTCTGATAATCGATAGGTTTCCTGCATCAATCTCAGCTGATTACAAATCCCCCGATGCGTGTTGAGTGCTCCCTTCGGGGTGCCTGCAGACCCTGAGGTATAAATGACGTATGCGAGATTGTCGGGCGTGACTTCTGTGACCGGGGGAGTCGTGCTCTCGCCTGCAATGTTCCTCCAATCGCTATCAAGACACACAAGTTGAGCTGGGCAGTCTGGCAGCTTCTGCAGCAGAGCAGTTTGCGTGAGAAGAACGCGAACACCGGAATCTTTCAGCATGAATGTAAGGCGGTCCTGAGGCAGGTCGGGATCAAGCGGCACATACGCGGCTCCTGCTTTGACAACTCCGAGAAGCCCCACCAATAATTCTAGCGAGCGCTCTACGCATACGCCGACGAACACCTCTGGGCCGACACCGAGCTTCTGTAGGTAATGGGCGAGCTGATTGGCTTTGTTGTTGAGTTCGCGATACGTCAGCCATCGTTTGTCAAAGACGACAGCTACGGCATCAGGGGCTTTTTCTCCTTGTGCTTCGAGCACATTGTGGAGACAGGTGTCTGGGAAATCATCACGTGTTGTGTTGTTCCAGTCAATGAGGATCTGCTGCTCTTCTTGACGCGAGAGCAAGGGCAACGTGGCAATCGGCTTATCTGGTTGATTGACGATTCCTTCGAGCAAGGTCCGATAGTGACCGATCAGCCGTGTAATAGTGGTCTCCTCAAAGAGGTCCGTCACATACTCAGCTTCAACTTCGAGACCCTCTGCAGTTTCGCGTAAAGCCAGCGTCAAATCGAACTGTGCAGAGCCGCTCTCATATCGAAGCACTTCCGTTCGTATACCAGGAAACTCTGCTGCTTGTGGTAGAACGTTGCGGTGGTGAAACACTACTTGAAAAAGTGGAGAATAGTTCAGTGTCCGTTCTGGACGCAATTCTTCTACGAGCTTTTCAAATGGTATGGCTTGGTGTGCGTAGGCTCCCAAGACGACTTCGCGCACGCGCTGAAGCAATTCCCGGAATGTCGGGTTACCAGATACATTGGTCCGCAACACCAGCATATTGACGAAGAAGCCAATTAACTGCTCGGTCTCGACGTGGGTACGGTTTGCGGTGGGTGAACCTACGGCAATGTCATCTTGACCGGTGTAGCGGCACAGCAACACTTGAAAGGCAGCTAACATGGTCATGAACAGCGTGGTGCCTTCCTGACGACTCAATTCGTGCAAGGCTTGCGTCAGCGAGAGAGGAAAATGCGTACGCTGGTGCGCGCCACGGTGCGTCTGCACGGGCAGTCTCGGATGATCGGTCGGAAGTGTCAGTACGGGGGGCGCATCGTTTAGCTGTTGGCGCCAATACGCAACGTCCTGGTCGAGTATTTCGCCTTGTAACCAATCGTGTTGCCAGGTTGCGAGGTCGGCATATTGAATAGCCAATGCTGGTAAAGGCGAAGGCTGGTGCGTAGAAAATGCCGTGTAGAGGGTGCTCAGTTCCGAGAAGAATACTTCCATCGACCAGCGATCAGAGATGATGTGGTGCATGGAGAAGAGCAACACATGCTCGTTGTCCGCCAAGTGGAACAGCGTCGCCCGCAATAATGGCCCGGCAGCAAGATCGAAAGGTCGCTGTGCTTCTTCCCGCGCATGTTGCTGTACGGCCGCTTCGCGTTCTTCATCGGTGAACGCGGCAAGATCTATCGTTGTCAGAGAGAACGGTATGGATGGAGCGATCGACTGAATCGGTTGCCCAGCGATGAC
Encoded here:
- a CDS encoding amidohydrolase; its protein translation is MINYKIISGDTHIVEPPDLYTSRMSGKCRDRAPYIKRQKTADGKDSDAWFLGDTQVVTLGAVTQAGRRFDDPEKIDFVGIWEDVREGAYQPGAMLKELEFDGIWGAIIQPSQGLFWYHIEDSELLSGLCQAYNDWIADFCKPHPDRLKGIGMLNVDNVAEACAELKRVAKLGLAGMFIPVTPTPGQPYRDPVYNPLWATAADLEMPLLLHLATQRANVPGCEISTSFTTFTAAGLRPTQDYWVRYSLTDMIFSGVFEHYPRLLVGSVEHEASWVPHWLKQMDYTYKERPVYRGYQSKEGLLPSDYWRRNLFAVFQEDEVVVELRHRIGINNLMWGNDFPHSESTWPKSREFLSNMFTGVPEADLRKLTCDNAARVFHFSLS
- a CDS encoding amino acid adenylation domain-containing protein — its product is MEQSLAEIIHRQASLRTTFPVIAGQPIQSIAPSIPFSLTTIDLAAFTDEEREAAVQQHAREEAQRPFDLAAGPLLRATLFHLADNEHVLLFSMHHIISDRWSMEVFFSELSTLYTAFSTHQPSPLPALAIQYADLATWQHDWLQGEILDQDVAYWRQQLNDAPPVLTLPTDHPRLPVQTHRGAHQRTHFPLSLTQALHELSRQEGTTLFMTMLAAFQVLLCRYTGQDDIAVGSPTANRTHVETEQLIGFFVNMLVLRTNVSGNPTFRELLQRVREVVLGAYAHQAIPFEKLVEELRPERTLNYSPLFQVVFHHRNVLPQAAEFPGIRTEVLRYESGSAQFDLTLALRETAEGLEVEAEYVTDLFEETTITRLIGHYRTLLEGIVNQPDKPIATLPLLSRQEEQQILIDWNNTTRDDFPDTCLHNVLEAQGEKAPDAVAVVFDKRWLTYRELNNKANQLAHYLQKLGVGPEVFVGVCVERSLELLVGLLGVVKAGAAYVPLDPDLPQDRLTFMLKDSGVRVLLTQTALLQKLPDCPAQLVCLDSDWRNIAGESTTPPVTEVTPDNLAYVIYTSGSAGTPKGALNTHRGICNQLRLMQETYRLSETDRVLQKTPYSFDASIWEILWPLMAGATAVLAHPQEYRDPRYLVRLIIEQQITVLFFVPSMLGMFLEVADVEKCHSLRQIICGGEALTLELQQRFFRRLPARLDNWYGPTEAAIAVAYWACKRDDTRETLPIGRPTANTQIYLLDEYLQPVPVGIPGELHIGGVQVGRGYLNRPGLTAEKFIPDPFSGRPEARLYRTGDLARYLPDGSMEFLGRIDNQVKIRGYRIELGEVEAVLAQHASVREAVVTTREDASGDQHLIAYLIPHTLARITEDVRAYLKAKLPPYMVPSAFVFLEAFPLTPNGKIDRKALPAPTQSLLEAGHAYVAPRTPIEETVAGIWSEVLGVQQVGVYDNFFALGGHSLRAMQFINRVRSSFAVELPLRSLFGTPTVADLATAIDAVSRMEKPSAEPASSLIPLQPDGTRPPFFGVPGHNGDVFCYLALAQKLGPEHPFYGLQPPGTDGKRPPLTDVKELAAYFVNDIRRFRPEGPYLVGGYCLGGIIAFEIAQQLRSAGQEVALLALFGTQSPTALTVSHRIRRRSWRYAQRMGNWMRMLWHSPLREHPRYVLEKIQQRQREKEKHASNLLHYPHRPYVEQATVKAAHRYQPERYAGRISLFIPNPDPRSLYNSRFLEWQTLTTAPFDSEVGPPECTSDMMLREPYVQIFAELLRTRLDQIKV